The Anaerobaca lacustris DNA window CGGCGAGCGCTTCGGTGAGGGCGACGCCTATTTCTCGGGAAGGATGTCGTCGAAGCAGGCGCCGGCGCGGTCGGCCAGGATGCTCAGCATGGCGCGGCAGGCGTCGCGAATTTCCCACTGGGCCTTGGCGCTGGTGCGCAGCTTGAAGATATGACGCCATTCGCGGAAGTTTGCCGAGACGACGATCTCGCTGGTGCAGGCGTTGGGCAGCACGAAGCGGGCGTCCTCTTTGCGGAGGCCGCGATCGCGCCACTTGCGGTACATCTGCTGGATCGTTCTCATGTCCTGATGGAAGTCGTCGGCGTACTCGGCCGGAAGGCTCTCGGGCACGACGTAGGCGAACTCGTCCTCGTCCACGTAGCGCTGCGATTGCTGGGAGACGCTCATCAGCCGATGCCGCACGAGCTGATGTGTCATCGCACGGGAGCAGTTACGGATGCGGAACGTCGCACAGGCGTGCTCCAGCGGCGACTCATGCCCCATCTTGATGAGCCGTCGAATGAAGGCCTGATGCGAATCCTCTTCGATGCGGTCGAAGCTCAGATAGCATGTCCGGCCCGCCTGCTCGATGACGCGCTCCGGGTCGGGCGTGATGGCCAGAAGCTCCACTTCCAGCCGACGGTCGCAAACCTGTTGATTCATACTCACTCCAGAACCGCCAGGGCGGTTCGTACGTTGCCGAACGGGGCACTAACGGCAAAACCGGCCACGTGTCCGCGCACCTTCGCCACCAGCTCACGCGCGATCTGGACGCCCAGGGCCAGCCCCTGCTCCTTGCCGGTGGCGGCGCTCATCCGGTCGAGCAATGCCTTGGGGACGACCACGCCGGGAACTTCGTTGGCCATGAACTCGGCGTTCTTGAAACTCGTAAACGGCCAGATCCCCGCGACGACAGGGATCCGGAATCCCTCGATCGCATCGAGAAAGCGAAACAGCGAGTCGGCGTCGAAGACCGGCTGCGTGACCGCGTATTCCGCGCCGGCCGCCACCTTGTTCCGAAACCGCTCGACCTCTC harbors:
- the thyX gene encoding FAD-dependent thymidylate synthase, which codes for MNQQVCDRRLEVELLAITPDPERVIEQAGRTCYLSFDRIEEDSHQAFIRRLIKMGHESPLEHACATFRIRNCSRAMTHQLVRHRLMSVSQQSQRYVDEDEFAYVVPESLPAEYADDFHQDMRTIQQMYRKWRDRGLRKEDARFVLPNACTSEIVVSANFREWRHIFKLRTSAKAQWEIRDACRAMLSILADRAGACFDDILPEK